The following coding sequences are from one Treponema bryantii window:
- a CDS encoding glycoside hydrolase family 16 protein produces MKKQHSFVIRLLLLSGVAAIMSTSCIFLPPKEADEKVKTEVGKDENGKDVLKKDGLTCVWQDEFDYTGVPDTSKWKYQTGHGNNGWGNAEQQNYVDNTTTAETAIVGDGVLKIKAYHNGSEWRSARLNSKQTWKYGYIEARLKVTDRPGAWPAFWMMPENRSDWPKCGEIDIMENAPAIGNHKIFSTLHAEGHSGGSGQSIGTKIYDNNLSSEWHTFGIKWTEDRITAYYDDVAVGSYNNDGTEANWPYNQKFYIILNLAIGGTLGGDAYVNNLNGEAEFLVDYVRVYQ; encoded by the coding sequence ATGAAAAAGCAGCATTCTTTTGTTATTAGACTGCTGCTGCTTTCAGGAGTAGCAGCAATTATGAGTACATCTTGTATTTTCCTTCCACCGAAAGAAGCAGACGAAAAAGTTAAGACTGAAGTTGGAAAAGATGAAAACGGCAAGGATGTTCTGAAAAAAGACGGTCTGACTTGTGTGTGGCAGGATGAATTTGATTATACCGGAGTTCCGGATACATCAAAATGGAAGTATCAGACTGGTCATGGTAACAATGGTTGGGGAAATGCAGAACAGCAGAATTATGTTGATAACACAACAACTGCTGAAACCGCAATTGTAGGTGATGGAGTTCTGAAAATCAAAGCCTATCATAATGGCTCAGAATGGCGAAGTGCCCGCCTCAATTCTAAACAGACCTGGAAGTATGGTTATATTGAGGCACGTCTTAAGGTAACCGATCGTCCTGGTGCATGGCCAGCTTTCTGGATGATGCCGGAAAATCGCAGTGATTGGCCAAAGTGTGGTGAGATAGACATTATGGAAAATGCTCCTGCAATTGGTAATCATAAAATATTCAGTACGCTTCATGCTGAAGGTCATTCAGGAGGAAGTGGTCAGAGTATTGGAACAAAAATCTATGATAATAATCTTTCATCTGAATGGCATACATTTGGAATTAAATGGACTGAAGATAGAATAACTGCCTATTACGATGATGTTGCTGTGGGAAGTTATAACAATGATGGTACAGAAGCCAATTGGCCGTATAATCAGAAATTTTACATTATTTTGAATCTGGCAATTGGTGGAACTCTTGGCGGTGATGCGTACGTAAACAATCTTAACGGTGAAGCAGAATTCCTTGTTGATTACGTTCGTGTATATCAATAA
- a CDS encoding DUF1015 domain-containing protein: MKKIEDFGLSIPEILLPKNIDVSSWSVIACDQYTQDLDYWKKAEACAAGKPSTLNLILPEVYLNSPDKPERIEKIRKTMKEYIDGGIFDTAKNCLIYIERKTAFGRIRKGLVAQIDLETYEWKPFSKANIRATEATIVERIPPRMEIRRGAPLELPHIMLLVDDKDDLLVGGTGNKVKSKAPLYDGSLMCNGGSITGWAVESENEIADVTEAVSKIADKNRAADGSTFLFAVGDGNHSLATAKAVWDEYKEKLTAQGADEAALKACSVRYALVEIVNIYDTGLTFEPIHRVIFGADVEGLISHLAEKLGGTVSELSGAAELDAAVKASWADFGFAYREGGNGKQKYVLLKTGIKELAVARLQPEIDAFLKGASGSEKPEIDYIHGSDETLKLGERENAVGILLPPIAKDSFFETINGRGPLPRKSFSMGEADEKRFYLECRKLF; the protein is encoded by the coding sequence ATGAAAAAGATAGAAGACTTTGGACTTTCCATTCCGGAAATCCTTTTACCAAAAAACATTGATGTTTCGAGCTGGTCTGTAATTGCCTGCGATCAGTATACTCAGGATTTAGACTACTGGAAGAAGGCAGAAGCTTGTGCCGCAGGTAAGCCTTCCACACTCAACCTGATTTTACCTGAAGTTTATCTGAACTCTCCTGATAAACCAGAGAGAATTGAAAAAATCAGAAAAACAATGAAAGAATACATTGACGGTGGAATATTTGATACAGCTAAAAACTGTTTAATATATATTGAAAGAAAAACTGCTTTTGGTCGCATCAGAAAAGGTCTTGTTGCTCAAATTGACCTTGAAACCTATGAGTGGAAGCCATTCAGCAAAGCAAATATCCGCGCCACAGAAGCAACAATCGTTGAACGAATTCCTCCTCGTATGGAGATTCGCCGCGGAGCACCTCTTGAATTACCACACATTATGCTTCTGGTTGATGATAAGGATGATTTACTGGTTGGCGGAACTGGAAATAAAGTAAAATCAAAGGCTCCTTTGTATGACGGTTCACTTATGTGCAACGGCGGATCTATTACAGGCTGGGCTGTAGAAAGTGAAAATGAAATTGCAGATGTAACAGAAGCTGTTTCTAAAATCGCAGATAAAAACCGTGCTGCAGATGGTTCTACCTTCCTTTTTGCTGTTGGAGATGGAAATCACTCTCTGGCTACTGCAAAAGCTGTCTGGGATGAATATAAAGAAAAACTTACAGCTCAGGGTGCTGATGAAGCTGCTTTGAAAGCATGTTCAGTACGCTACGCTCTGGTTGAAATTGTAAATATTTATGACACAGGTCTTACATTTGAACCAATTCATAGAGTTATTTTTGGAGCTGATGTTGAAGGTTTGATTTCTCATCTCGCAGAAAAACTTGGTGGAACTGTAAGTGAACTTTCAGGAGCAGCTGAACTTGATGCTGCTGTAAAAGCTTCTTGGGCAGACTTTGGTTTTGCATATAGAGAAGGCGGAAACGGAAAGCAGAAATACGTTCTTCTTAAGACCGGAATTAAAGAACTTGCTGTTGCCCGACTTCAACCAGAAATTGATGCATTCCTTAAAGGAGCCTCAGGTTCTGAAAAACCAGAAATTGACTACATCCACGGAAGTGATGAAACCCTTAAACTTGGTGAACGCGAAAACGCAGTAGGAATTCTTCTTCCTCCAATTGCAAAAGATTCCTTCTTTGAAACAATCAACGGTCGTGGCCCACTCCCAAGAAAGAGTTTCAGTATGGGTGAAGCAGACGAAAAACGCTTCTATCTTGAATGCCGAAAATTATTCTAG
- a CDS encoding HPF/RaiA family ribosome-associated protein has protein sequence MTPSINAVGFTLEQKQSDMIESKLKRIAYGDDLIVDLLMKIKHDKTYVFDTTVNFKWGTSAHVSGEDFDFGAALNKMMDVLDNKIKKEKDKVQQK, from the coding sequence ATGACACCATCAATTAATGCAGTAGGTTTTACACTTGAACAGAAGCAGTCTGACATGATTGAATCAAAACTTAAGAGAATTGCTTACGGTGATGATTTGATTGTTGATTTACTTATGAAAATCAAGCATGACAAGACCTATGTTTTCGATACTACAGTAAACTTTAAATGGGGCACTTCAGCTCATGTTTCTGGAGAAGATTTTGACTTTGGTGCAGCATTGAACAAGATGATGGATGTACTCGATAACAAAATCAAGAAGGAAAAAGATAAGGTTCAGCAGAAATAA
- the hprK gene encoding HPr(Ser) kinase/phosphatase, with protein MADKKFTVLDLLDLELSGHDALDLKCIAGRRGLPRAITVPELNRPGLALSGFYESFASNRVQVFGRGETAYLQKLHKEKNTDSIRNFFRSQMPCCIFTYNLEPTEDFRRIAEESYCPLLQTSLTSTEFSNRIIRVFANQFAPRQTLHGVLVEVYGIGILLSGHSGVGKSETALELVERGHRLVADDIIEIRCVNGNIILGRGANTVISHHMEIRGLGIINISQLYGVGAIRDQKEVQLIVQLEDWNSAKAYDRLGTEQKYKELLGVKVPVLEIPVRPGRNLPIIIEAAAMNERLKNMGYNSAKDFNQNVLKWIETGEAQTVYNGNDDSY; from the coding sequence ATGGCAGATAAGAAATTCACAGTTCTGGATTTGCTTGACCTCGAACTTTCGGGACATGATGCTCTTGATCTTAAGTGTATCGCAGGGCGCCGTGGTTTACCACGTGCTATTACAGTTCCTGAACTTAACCGCCCTGGTCTTGCACTTTCGGGCTTTTATGAATCTTTTGCCAGTAATCGTGTTCAGGTTTTTGGACGCGGTGAAACAGCCTATCTACAGAAACTTCATAAAGAAAAAAATACAGATTCAATAAGAAACTTTTTCCGCTCTCAGATGCCGTGCTGTATCTTTACGTACAATCTGGAGCCAACAGAAGATTTTCGTCGTATTGCAGAAGAAAGTTATTGTCCACTGCTTCAGACAAGTCTTACATCTACAGAGTTTTCAAATCGTATAATTCGTGTATTTGCAAATCAGTTCGCGCCGCGACAGACTTTGCATGGAGTTCTTGTAGAAGTTTACGGTATCGGTATTCTGCTTTCTGGACATTCCGGCGTTGGTAAAAGTGAAACAGCCCTTGAGCTTGTTGAACGAGGCCACCGTCTTGTTGCTGATGATATTATTGAAATCCGCTGTGTAAACGGAAATATTATTCTGGGACGCGGTGCAAATACAGTTATCAGCCACCATATGGAAATCCGAGGTCTGGGTATCATCAATATTTCCCAGCTTTATGGTGTTGGTGCCATCCGCGACCAGAAGGAAGTTCAGCTTATTGTTCAGCTTGAAGACTGGAACTCTGCCAAGGCTTATGACCGTCTTGGTACAGAACAGAAATATAAGGAACTGCTAGGAGTTAAGGTTCCTGTACTTGAGATTCCGGTTCGTCCGGGTCGAAACCTTCCTATTATTATTGAGGCAGCCGCTATGAACGAGCGTCTTAAGAATATGGGATATAACTCTGCAAAGGACTTCAATCAGAACGTTCTTAAGTGGATTGAGACAGGAGAAGCGCAGACTGTTTACAACGGTAATGACGATTCTTACTAA
- a CDS encoding HPr family phosphocarrier protein, which yields MIEKILTVQNRAGIHARPAAIIAQTSNKFESEITLTRDGATVNAKSIMGVIAMGAGYNTQLTMQVVGPDESEAASVIEELFNSRFEED from the coding sequence ATGATCGAGAAGATTTTAACAGTTCAGAACAGAGCAGGAATTCACGCAAGACCTGCGGCAATTATTGCACAGACTTCAAACAAGTTTGAAAGCGAAATTACCCTCACCCGAGATGGAGCAACTGTAAATGCAAAATCAATTATGGGTGTAATAGCTATGGGGGCTGGTTATAATACTCAGCTTACAATGCAGGTTGTTGGTCCCGATGAATCTGAAGCAGCCTCGGTTATTGAGGAGTTGTTTAACAGTCGTTTTGAGGAGGACTAA